Within the Medicago truncatula cultivar Jemalong A17 chromosome 4, MtrunA17r5.0-ANR, whole genome shotgun sequence genome, the region tttaattttttggtaaaataattacCCAAAAATCTTCAACTCTTTCAACAAACCCTTATAGACAGCTGAATTTATTCAATATACTCTCACAAATAAAATACACTACAAATATTTCCCTGTTATCGTTTCTTTCATCTTTGAAATCCTTTTTcatatgtaataaaaaaaaatcccttttcATATtcgtttttttctttataacttCTTTTATCTCTTCTTATGAAAGAAATGAACATAAATCTCCCTCCATAAAACCGTTTTCAGCCCACGTCCTTCTTGAACATGTTGTTCCTCTATTTAACTTTATTTGACTATGTCACATAATTACAAGAACAAATGTTTTTTCACTTCATTAAGAGAtaatgtgtcaagtgtgagtGGCATTCTACATTGGATGGAATAGAAAattttaaacaacatataatgaGATGTTCCATGTACCCAATGCCCTAGGTTTTGTGTTaagatgtggtgtcaatctcacTTGTACAGTTCATATTGACCTAATATTAATATTCATTTCAGTGTAGGCTCAACAAGAAGTCCTAATATTATCCCAACATTATGATAAAccgttttgttagtttttgggaataattttttttatttctttatctcaaattttatttattggatATCATTCGCTTTCatgctatattttttattcaacttcTATTGTTTCAAAATCTTTCGCTTTTGGTCTTTGGTGGAATTTGACAATGGAAAACGCGATACATATTTTGCTTAGTTAACAagatacatgtttattagaatttttaaataacGTGGCtcctttttaattttactttttttggtaaaacatttaacaaaaatctgcaactccttcaacaaacaCGTAAATTACCGGTAACTAACTTTATTCTCAGTGTCAAAAAGCATAAACCCCTTTAGTCCTTatcatttcaaattctttttgtcttttttagttttctagtttattttttatcttcgCATGAAAGGAACAAAGAATTTCCTCCATTAAATCAACTCAAGAccaacccactttttttttaccatgttacACCTTCCCTGGTCTTAATTAGTTATGCTACCAGATCATAGATGCAGAGAGTCTCAAACTTAAGCGATGAAACATATAATTGAGATGACCCAAATACCCAGTACCTTAACAATTTGGATGTGGTATTAACCTCACTTTTGTGGTTCTCTTAACCTAATGTGATTATCCAACCCTGTTTATGCCCCTTGGAAGTCCCAACATTatgatgaacttttttttttatgtcatttgctttatttatttttttatctttaaatctagtttttggatgtcattcGCTTTGATTTTAAATCCAACCTCCATTATTTCAATTTCCTTCATACACGGTCTTTAGTGAGATCTGACAATGACAAAATGTGATATGTGAAGATAACAAAATATgcttattagacattttaagtAAATATGTGGTATCAATTTCAGTTGTGTGGTTGCTTTTAGACTCTTTGAACTATTAACGACctattttgttactttttggatgtcattttttaattgtttatcttAAGATTTAGTTTTTGGATACTATTCGCTTTCATGCCCTTTATAGTCAACCTATATCATTTCAAATTCCTACAAATATGGTCATTGGTTGAAATACAAATGTGTTATTCTAAGTTGACAAGGAGGAATACTAGTAACACTCACTTTTTAACACTCTCTCTAGCACTCACTCatttattggataaaatcaaTGTATCTCCCACCATTTTGTGggggttcaattttcaaagtgtagactcacaatgatttaaaccaataagaaaGTGAGcattagagagagtgttcaaaagatAGTGTTACTAGCATTACTcgttgacaaaatatatatttacgagacattttaaaaatattggtttttaattgagtctattttttttggtaaaataattacccaaaaaactcaatctctttcaacaaaatcataaaattacaaacaatttCACTTTATTCACTTTAGTGTCATAGTAAATTAATCATCCAAAACTTTCCATTCCCTCAACAAACCCATTAAATTACCAACAAAATGTGTTTGACTAAGCAATCTCAATGAGCAAAAACAATTAAACCAACTAATAACtgcttttaataaaaaatcttgATGAGATATGGTTCGGGTATAAGAAATATGTCATTTGCCGTGAttaatttgatccaaaaattcattttctagtTCTTTgcaattctccaactcaaaggGTTTAGTCTAGCAGTAAAAAAACATACTTTAGATTTAGAAGTTACGGTGAGCCATTCAAGTATCCTTGGAGATAggtaatgaaaatattttagtgAGTACTCTTTTATTTCTATGATCTTTACTATGTTGTGCAAAACTAACATTCATTcatcataacttttttttaccaaaaagaaattactgagacttttattttttttaatagtgacATTAAATGTCATACCTCAAGAATCATTATGGTTCgatgatcattaatttatttttatattaaaacacatttacatgtgttattattttattaaaagacATAACGTACATAAAAACATTTACTTTGCATTATTATGTGAAGCGTGTgagaattttcttctttttaattattatttatttgtcttttttaattattgaatgaaatgTTTTCTAGAAAACAATGCTTGGTAATTTGTGGAGATGTCATTCAATTTGGTAATCTATGAGAAGAATAAGACTCATCATTTGATGAGATTAATTATTCATTGTATTGTCAATTTTGTTTCACCAAAATAACTGTATGTTTGAAGGGAAAAGAGTGAATATTAAAGAGGTGAatgataatattaaaaataatcttATGGGGATGGTTTGCTTCGATGGAGGATagaataacatttatattttcaaaaaagagGATGAGTTGCATCGTATTTCATGACTAATTAATTAGATTGTCTTTaatttctatttaaaatttgaggttcaccataaattttatttatttttctgtttaattttaaattagtaaCCTGATAACATCAAAGAAGttatttatttgtcaaaaaaaaaatcaaagaagttatttgtcccaaattttCTATGAAGATGAATCCATACTTTGATGGATTCTTTTTGTAAAAGATTTTGATTgcttttcttaagaaatatgaaaaatgtaaAAGGTGTTTACATACATGGATGGAGGGCGTAAAATCAAAGACCCAAGCACATATGGATAACACACGACATATGTAACAATGAAATTAGGTCATGTTTCGATATTTTATTGTGTGAGTATATATGCTATATATATGATCAAGACAGCCCAAAAATTTCAACTTTAAAAAACCATGAAAGATACATGAGTAGAAGAGCAATGATTTTATCAAACATAGTAGAAAGTCAATCCCATGATTTTTATCAAGGATAATTTTCTATGAAGTTAAAAACCGCTCTAATTTAGCGATTGTATTTCCTACATTTTGATGCATTTCTTCTTGACTAAATGTGTGCGCTTTTGTGTGAAAATTTAGGGTAAGCTAACTCTGTTTTTCTAGAGATCTCACTATATACTCCCCTCGATCACTATTAtgagtagaaaaattattattttttacgttCATTCAATAATTGATCTATCTTTAACATTGTATAGATCAGATACATAAGTTATTGGtgagtgattttttattttattttttttgttaccattGTTGagtgatttaaaataaaaaatgatttttttattctgATTTAAAGGTGATTGACTATAACAAAGAATAAATATTTAGATTAATGCATATCATCTACATTGATTGCATAATAAAGTGTCTGGTTTATTTGAATTTGAGAGATTCTATGAGGGTAACCTATGTAAGCAAAAACATGAGAAACAAGCAATGAGAGGCCAATCATTTGACCTTACAGAGTATTTTCAAAAGATACAATGTATAAGTATAAAGTAGAAGAGGAAAAATCACCAGAAAAGAGTTTTTGTTTTCGTTAAAAACTCTACCTTCTGATAtccaaatttcatttcaattgaAAAGTAACCACCAAACTTAGTCAAATCTATACTCATACATATTCATTTAAGAAAGAAACAGTGGCTCGTCATATGGGTGTTTATGATGCAGTTTCGATCAATTTTGAGGTAAAATCTAAtctataatcaaattaaaatatggtCTAATCCGATAGGTTTCACAAAAGAACATTCAAACATATGcaatactattttattttgaatcagTAGATTTAAATACTCATAACTCGTCATTAGTGTGATTAGTTATACACTTGTAACAATTTCAATATTACTTGCTAGcatttttaaaatctaaacGCGAACAAAACTACTTATAATCCACATAACATTGGACactttaatcaaatttttaatatatacaactttacaaatgtaaaacttgattaaaatatacaactgtttaaaaaaaaaacgacaacTTTAATTAGTTTTGTAAAATATACAACTCTACAAatcctttgatttttttagaggaactcTACAAATCCTTGTAGTTAAACTTCAACTCTTGCAGTCTTGAGCTTCATCTTTAAATGAATCTACATAActgaaaaaatagaacaaatcaataaaatttacttaaacCGAAAGACCAATCGGTCGAAGAGCGACACACATATATCACCCGTTGATAAAGAAGAACAAAATCTGAACAATAAAAGAGACAAAGAGACTCTAAAACTATGGAGAGATAGGAAGAGGATTTTAAACAAAATGATggattttaatatattataaacttAGATGAGTAAAGAACCAAGAACAAATATGTGATATTTAGAGAATATGGATGAGACATTATCTATAGGCACTCTAAGTAAAaatagggaaatgctaaccggtgttctcggggcactggttaaagatatgaaaaagaaaattatagtagttaatgcattgaaattgtgtaattaatttatagttGTTGTCATTAAAGATGTTTTGGATTAGTGGGAGtctcttttatttatgttcTATGCTTTTGTTTTGGTATTGTTACAGACTGTATGTTATGATTTTCTGCAGAAATAAAGTTCACGAGAGGTTATATTTGTTATAACCATTTATGTATCATTTTGTGCAAATATTGAATTTGCAAACTTCAGTTTTGATCTCACTAAAGTTTTCAGTTGGACCAGTTGAAAATAGACATGATTTAGAGATCACACTACATGAAATTTTCATGTCACTCATCCATATCGATCTATGTCATCAAGTGCATTGATATGGTGGTCGTCGGGGTTCCGTCACGTTATACATTAGTGACGACAGCCGCGGTGGTCCCATCATTAATGTATGAGGTGGACCAGATTGTAAAGTAGAAATCTAAAGATAAATAGCATTCGGACGCGCGCCTAAAGAATTATGGTATAATTATTAAGATATGTAGCccaagtgggagattgttggaatattttattatttaattatattccaATAACATTACGTCGGAAAAtatcgtaataataattatattagctatttatcaattgtgagtCTTAATTGATTAGTGGTCAAATCAAGTAACAAGGCTATTAGATTTctaattggataattaattaaatatttaattagttgatatggactcaatGAGTGGATGACCGAATGACCCATTAACGAAATAATGGAAAACCCTAATGGTCATtcaatataaaagaggctatggtccccaataCACCGTACACGCAAAACTCTCTTTTCTCtccatctgaagagaacttgaggcataaaggtaccgTTGAGGAAGAACTAAATCAACCGCCGCTAATCCTTGTTGTTTGTTTCAGATCACATCCTCTctctgattgttgttgttgttgagtggcTGCCATGAAAGCCTCAACCAGGTATTCCTTATACCTAATTGTTAATAttcttgataaatcaaacatgtcgtatattcgatcataatcatgttcaatgttttgtttgcttccgctattgattcATAATTGTTGAACGTGTTTTATGTAATCTGGTTTTAttaagacctaaatttccaACATACCTCCCGTCCGATTTCTTCATTCCATTTTATTGAACTTCTTTTTAGATGATATAGAGAGACACTTTCTTTCTAAGTTTCCGGGCGCTACATTCGCGCGATTCTCTCATCCGCTACTTATTTCCATCGGAACTgaaaaatcacgaaatcttcggatgaatctaaaaaaattcatcaccaaaaaactcaaacaaaaattaaaccaaacaaattttcataacaaaGGTGGGAGCTTTGCTATCAAATTCAACCCTTTTACTATATAATTCATTGTAAAGTTCCAAAAATGTTAATCTCCACATTCGAAGATTGTTAATACTCGTTGCACACAATTTTCCTCAATTCCACAGCtccaattcaaaatcataaactCCATAAATCTTCAACAGGAAGATAGgttgattaaataaaaagttaatatttgCTTCCACTAGTGCTAGCATTGAAGATAAACTCCACGCCTCTGGGAATGGATGCAcccactttaaaaaataaaaatccatcTCAACTCATTTCTATATTACTTTTATGAAAGATTTGTTGTTTGAATCCATCAAATGcattgtttgataaaaattgtTCATAATGTGAAATTAggaataagaaaagaaaaagaatctCCCTTTTGATTTGGGATAATTTTCAGATGAAGATGACATTTGGTAATGAaggtgataattttttttgggtttgatgCCAAGGGGTGATGAATGCTAACATTTTCCacaaaatttatcataaaatggtTTATTTAGTGATTGAAGGTGAGTTAAGAAACCAAAATGTaacaaaagttaattgaatgAAAGAGTAGAATGATTATCCTCGCTACATAATCAAATTTATGAGAAAGAAGAAATAGTACATTTCGTGTGTTTGGTCCAACGTCAGGATTGTAGAAATCACGACAACGCATAAGCTTGGTTTTCTAGCTTCTTAGAAATCACGGTGGGAATTACGTTAGAAATCAAGCTAGAATGgcaaagagagaaagagaatctCCATCAATTGTTCTATTTACGCACAGTCTAAAGAATATTTTCTCTTAGAGAATATCTCTATTTGGCACTCTTTGCTTCATTGGTTTTTATTGTCAATTGTCACTTACTATTTTGGATCATAATAGCTATCGAAAAATAATCCTCCGGCCATCTAGCTTCTGCCACTTCGTTGAATAAGTACTTGAGTTCTCTCCTCTTCTGGACTCTAACACTGTCACATGCTGTAAATTTGCTACCACTTCATTGATAGTCAATGGTATGAAAATGGAAGGCTCCTGCATCTTACCTTTGAATAGCTTCGATTGAGATCATGTATCCAACACATGATGTCTTCCTCGGATTGAGatgtaatataatataattcgtATTCAGGTTTAACCGCACGTCTATCGTTATGCTCCAGaggtttactttttttttttgtcacttgCCTCTActgtttttttatcaaaagcaagaaaaagaattgaaatacattaaaaaataaaaattatttctacTATTTGTCCAGAACTTGCACATTTTTGTAATATCTATCTACCATCCTGAATCAACCAAGTAAAAATGAGTATGAATCGATACATACGCATATCCGCCCGGTACTCAGTACGGGTAAGTTAACATTTTAGTAGCACCATGGAGGCCATGCTTGAGAGGTTTCAATACAGCTGCTTGCCCCTgctaaaaatcatttcaaagtCTTTTTGTCCACAAAGGAAATGCTTTGGTGACTAGTAGATTTAAAGTGGAATTCTTCCGGTCATGAATGTACTGCAACATCCTTTTCTCCCTGTTTGGTGGACTGTCATAGAGTTCCATCAATGACGACGATGCTGAATCCGGCCGGTTACTCTTCCTCATCAAATATTGGAAGAATGTTAGAATATTCAGGATTAAAACACCATAAAAACACAGTTATGAGCGTGTCTCTACATGACGTATTTAAAATATGTCATTTGTGATTGTGATCTCCTTGGCAAACATCAAAGTGGATTAAAACTGAATTTCAAcgataaaaaatgacaaatttcaGAAGTTGGGGATGGAAACACACGCCATATCTAAAATCGAATCAAGCTTTATGAATTTTTGGAGAATCAAAAGTATATCAAcccataaattttaatatatgtattaaatataatttttttttacgggTACAAATTTTGTCTATATGAATTCATATATAAAAATCGTTTGATGCTCAATTGTCATCAAGATTCTTgaacatgtattttttaatacaacCCATTGTCTGTGCAAGACAAAGAATATTATAAATATCCCGTAAAAAAGAGAATATTATAactaagggttaattaagtttttcatCCTCATAAAAAACACATATCCCTATTTGCCACATCACTTCTATTGgataaaaattatgttaaaagacTAAAACATAGAATGGACTGAAATTTTATGGTCTAAGTTTGGAAGATTCATATTACAAAGATCAAAATTCATATGCAACACTTTGTTGCAAGATTATGTCCGTTGATTTTCCCGACCACGATTAGCAGTTGGAGAGAGGGATATATTGGATACAAGCAAGTACAACAAAACAATAAGAACCAAAAATTACTATACATGTTATAATCGCAATATCATTGTAAACCTTCCACTTCTTTTGTTTCATAAACTCAAAAATTATCATGAAAGACTAAATTTTTGTTGGAATGAAGGAAAGGCTAAAAACATGTGGAGCAATGAAAACAAGCAAAAAGTTATACTATCCTCGCGTTGCTTCTACCAAGAAGAGAAGTTAAAAGAAGTTTTTGATTCGTCTCCAATAGGGCAGTGCTATACTACAACGGATTAGTGGTCTTCTTCACAACGAAGTTCTCCTCTGGTTGCTTTTGCCAAAAGTAGTTTGCAGCCTCTATCCATCGGGGATGAACcaaaaacttcttttctttaacTGCCCACCGAGACTTCTCAGTTCCAGCATCAGTAGCAACCACATGTGTCACAGTGGGGTCAAGTTCCATCAAACAGGTAGCTCCCATTTGCTCCGCAATCCTCTTGAGAGTTGGTAATGCACCATGATTAATACGGCTGAAAATGATCACACACCCGCTTAAGATTTTCCCTCTAACTGATGATAAAACctggaaaaaatgaaaagatcGCAGGAGCCACATTATAAGAATTTCAAACTAGGGGGATAAATTAGCTAAATATTTCCATTTCAAAATGCTAGAACTACAAAAGACAGACAAATATCATCAAGATAACTACCTGCCTCACATCTCGATCAACAAGATCTCCTTGAAGTTTCTACAAGAAGTTCCACAGCACACAACTTtagcaatatatttaaaataacagAATTTTTTATCAGGATATGAGATGATAATAAGTGACTCACATCAAAGAACGTGCAGTGGACTTCCTTGAGCATTTCAAGTATTTTTGCAAGTGCTCCATCTGTTTCATTTTCATCGCTCTTCGTTTCAGCAAGAGATTTGCAATTGAAGCCAAACTGCCGACAGCTTGAAGCAAAAAAATGGTATCTTTCCATCAATATCAGATTGTTTTTATGCTTCATCCATGCCTACAACattttttagcaacaatatattacattacatcTCATTTGAAAGTTTAGTTCATAAATGAAAAACCATGACATCTGAAACATTAAATGGATGATCTAAAGCACATTTCTAACTATGAGCTTGCTGTATAGAGAATAAACTTTAcagaaactatttaattcaattccaaaaaattactaaatataaaaaaacatcaacGTTAAACTAATAATAGGGCAAACCGCCACACATAAACCCTCACAAGAGCAAGACACAACCATGATGGTATGTGTTATTCTATGCAgtgtttttttcaatttagtATAATGTAAGCATCAAAATAGATTAATCAGGCTTAGCGAAAATTATCATTTAGACGATTGTGTTTGATTTGTTCATATATATACTGGTAAAAGAAAATTAGGTAACTCGGCAAAAGAAGTAAGAAACTAGCAGTAAACTCACATGTTCTGTATCGTCAAGAATTAAGACAGCACTTTCTTGCCCCAACACTATGTCAAGCCCCTTTTGATGCCTTTGAGTCCCATCATCTCGAGAAATCACTTTAGAATTGAAGTATTCTCCTTGAGGATCAAGCAGCTTGGCCATCTCCAATGCATAGGGCCTATCACCCATGGTGTAGATGTACATCTCAAACATTTCACTTGCTTCTTTAAGAAATGTACGGACAAAGGGCCTCAACTTTGTCATCATGTGCATATGCTCCAGTTTGAAGAGGCTGCCTTTGGAGACATCTATAATTTCATAATACACGTTAAGGAAAGCAACATATGTACAGTCATAAAAATACCCAAAACATCAAATGGTTAAATTTAGAAAAAGCTATCAAAATGGAAAGACCCTGATTGTCCAAAAATGCAGGAGTTTGAGTTATCATGTCAATctacttaaaaaattatcatcaaaaccaGAGATGCTATTTATACGACAACATGGCTCTACGCTGCGTATGATATATGCAGAGTTCTATGTGATGATGACCAACATGGTACTTGCAATTGCAGAATAACAACGATATCTGTCTTTTAACAACTACAGAAACTTGAGCAAATGCTTGCTCAGCAAatttttcataacaaaaaatgcatcaagCTTGTGCaagctttttaaaaataattcaacaaGCACAACTGTAAGATTATATGGAAAATACTCATTCGTTCCTTAAACACATTTTGACTAATGTATCTTCATACAtttacaaaagaagaaaaaggtatAATGCCAACATTTCACAAATAGATGATATATTGACAGCACAGCTGAACTAGAACACGTCTAGCATTTATGCTGGATACAGGTCTTCTGTTGTATAAAAAGATAAAGTTCATACTTGGTATGTGAAAAAAGCAATAAAGATGAGGAAATGCATTGAGCAGAACCTTCTAAAATAAAACATGATGTCAATTGCCAAAAGAAAAAGCACATTGGTATACCTTCTAGAGAATCTGTCTCGTTAAGCAAATGTAACTCTTCTGAGCTCAAATGACCAAGGATAGTGGTATTTAGCAATGTATGATCTAGGTCAAGAACTAAGTAAAGCTTTTtactaaataaatatttcttcATGTCTGTATTGCGCAGTCTAGAAATTTCCTCATCGTGAAGTCTCAATCCCTGCAAATACAAAATTTTccattatatttaaataaactatTGCAGGTTAAACTAGATGGATTAACTGGACTGTACTTACATGCTAACATTACTAGCCCAAccattaaccaaatcataagaATGAATATACAATTTATATGTTAAACAATGCATGAAATATTATGATCTGTATACAACTGATAGAATCTTCACATCATCAAACTCTGGTAGTGCATAGAAACCAGTCAACTGTATACTTTTAGTTATATGAAGTTCCCTAGCACAGTAGCTGAACATATACATCCCAAATGAGTGGTAATATAGGCTTGCTACAGTCTACACTGATCGGTCATGATTGATAAAAACCACTCAGTTGATCAAACAGTCATTTGAAAATTGCACCATGTCGTTGTAACAGTCCAAATCTAAATTATTACTCCGTCcaaaattataagtcgttttggagagaaaatttatcccaaattataattcgctttacaataccaatgaagtattaaatgttacttttcctactATACCCTCAACTATTTATTACtgtcttctttcaattatttaatttatctttcctaTACCGTTaatgaaggataattttgtaaaatgacttataatttctctttcccatgcaacattaattacacttcttaatttgtgtgaaatgatCAAAATGTCGTATAATTTGGGACAGATGGAGTAATTCCAGAAAATAATCATCAGAAACAATGTATACCTTGTGTATGTACCCAAATGTCACGCCAGATTCCCCATCCAACTTTTGCCCGCAACGTATACACATCTCTCCAAATGAACCAGGATGTGTACATACATCTACCTTCACGGATGACTCTGCGACAACTGAGAGACATAGGTATTACAACAGTTTCAAAATgaaatgataagttatgagaTTCACTATCATATTTTcataaagatttgaaaagatTGTGCATAatctggacccttaaaaataaatttaaatgagGTATGGTTGCAAGTTGCAACCCAGTAGCCCATAAAAAAGGCTGTCCAAAGTGTATAACATCTAGTTGTGTACTCCcttcggtcacatttataagcgaAAAAAAACTGCTTTTGCGGTGTTTAAGGAAATCAGTTAACTCAATTTTCTTGATTGGATGTAAAACATGAGTCAAGTTTACCATATTGCCCTTTttaaatttaaccaaaaaattcGACCACATTTTTGTTGGAATAAATTCACCAATTTATTTTAATGTGAAACACTCAACGAGAGCATTAATATGAATTCCAAAACTTGTATCCATTCAACTCGTGTGCGTTTACTTATCAGGAAAAAATGAAGACTCGCATTAACATTCTCAAAAAGAACGCTTTGTCTTATTCTTAGTTCCATTTAAATCTACCAAAGCATTCAACAATTTATGACTCTTCCTTTTTATATCGTTACGGTACTCCTCAAAACATGTTTCTTGGAACTCCTTGAAAATCAAATGTATTGTTGGTAAATAAAAGTGTAATAAATGCCTAAAAGATAAAGTGGAATTAAATAAGGCTATATCAGGAATAGAAGAATGTGGTtaagttttgcttataatattgACCAAGACGTGAGGTGGTTTTTTTCCTTATAGatgtgaccggagggagtatgcaTCATCATTAGCTCACTACGCTATAAGAGCTGACAACATCAGTAAATTTAATTCGGTTTCTTGGTTAATGGGGGGGGGGAGGAATGGTTCAAGTAAAGAAAATTGGCAGTTGCAAATAACCATACCCGTCTAAAAATCTTAGGTTGTACAAGTAGTGAATTAATTGCCGATACACCAACAGAACAAACATTGTgatatccttttttttaaaattaaattggttTGCTTGCTCTAAAAATTTATTTCtgaacaaattttaaaaaataaataaataaatcatgcaaGTGTGGCGGGAAGGATTCTGGTTCCTAGCAATGAAACAAGAATTAATTACCTAGTTTATGTTCCATGATTCCTTCTGAAGTAGACCCCTCAGTTTCTTCAGTGCTCTCCAACTTACGTCTTTTATTTCTGCTTTAATTTGTAAAGTAAAGTGTAAgcacaaacaaaaatgataaaaaactgaaacaaaacaaaaaaaaaaaaatcaaagaatgcATCGTTGTATCttagacacaaaaaataagaaCTATATGACCCCTGTCTCTCCTATAGCTTTATGCTAATTGGTtcacaattcaacaaaaacTACAATGGTTAAAGCCTTCTCCCGATAGGTTGGAgtcagctacatggatcaaTGCCAAGCGATACAAAATACTATATCAATATCATGGATCATGTCT harbors:
- the LOC25494112 gene encoding RNA polymerase II C-terminal domain phosphatase-like 4 isoform X2, which gives rise to MSVVTDSPAHSSGSDDFISYLNDALDASSPDSSADEEAETQDEFEDVRNKRRKLESTEETEGSTSEGIMEHKLVVAESSVKVDVCTHPGSFGEMCIRCGQKLDGESGVTFGYIHKGLRLHDEEISRLRNTDMKKYLFSKKLYLVLDLDHTLLNTTILGHLSSEELHLLNETDSLEDVSKGSLFKLEHMHMMTKLRPFVRTFLKEASEMFEMYIYTMGDRPYALEMAKLLDPQGEYFNSKVISRDDGTQRHQKGLDIVLGQESAVLILDDTEHAWMKHKNNLILMERYHFFASSCRQFGFNCKSLAETKSDENETDGALAKILEMLKEVHCTFFDKLQGDLVDRDVRQVLSSVRGKILSGCVIIFSRINHGALPTLKRIAEQMGATCLMELDPTVTHVVATDAGTEKSRWAVKEKKFLVHPRWIEAANYFWQKQPEENFVVKKTTNPL
- the LOC25494112 gene encoding RNA polymerase II C-terminal domain phosphatase-like 4 isoform X4, with the protein product MSVVTDSPAHSSGSDDFISYLNDALDASSPDSSADEEAETQDEFEDVRNKRRKLESTEETEGSTSEGIMEHKLESSVKVDVCTHPGSFGEMCIRCGQKLDGESGVTFGYIHKGLRLHDEEISRLRNTDMKKYLFSKKLYLVLDLDHTLLNTTILGHLSSEELHLLNETDSLEDVSKGSLFKLEHMHMMTKLRPFVRTFLKEASEMFEMYIYTMGDRPYALEMAKLLDPQGEYFNSKVISRDDGTQRHQKGLDIVLGQESAVLILDDTEHAWMKHKNNLILMERYHFFASSCRQFGFNCKSLAETKSDENETDGALAKILEMLKEVHCTFFDKLQGDLVDRDVRQVLSSVRGKILSGCVIIFSRINHGALPTLKRIAEQMGATCLMELDPTVTHVVATDAGTEKSRWAVKEKKFLVHPRWIEAANYFWQKQPEENFVVKKTTNPL
- the LOC25494112 gene encoding RNA polymerase II C-terminal domain phosphatase-like 4 isoform X1, translating into MSVVTDSPAHSSGSDDFISYLNDALDASSPDSSADEEAETQDEFEDVSRNKRRKLESTEETEGSTSEGIMEHKLVVAESSVKVDVCTHPGSFGEMCIRCGQKLDGESGVTFGYIHKGLRLHDEEISRLRNTDMKKYLFSKKLYLVLDLDHTLLNTTILGHLSSEELHLLNETDSLEDVSKGSLFKLEHMHMMTKLRPFVRTFLKEASEMFEMYIYTMGDRPYALEMAKLLDPQGEYFNSKVISRDDGTQRHQKGLDIVLGQESAVLILDDTEHAWMKHKNNLILMERYHFFASSCRQFGFNCKSLAETKSDENETDGALAKILEMLKEVHCTFFDKLQGDLVDRDVRQVLSSVRGKILSGCVIIFSRINHGALPTLKRIAEQMGATCLMELDPTVTHVVATDAGTEKSRWAVKEKKFLVHPRWIEAANYFWQKQPEENFVVKKTTNPL
- the LOC25494112 gene encoding RNA polymerase II C-terminal domain phosphatase-like 4 isoform X3, which codes for MSVVTDSPAHSSGSDDFISYLNDALDASSPDSSADEEAETQDEFEDVSRNKRRKLESTEETEGSTSEGIMEHKLESSVKVDVCTHPGSFGEMCIRCGQKLDGESGVTFGYIHKGLRLHDEEISRLRNTDMKKYLFSKKLYLVLDLDHTLLNTTILGHLSSEELHLLNETDSLEDVSKGSLFKLEHMHMMTKLRPFVRTFLKEASEMFEMYIYTMGDRPYALEMAKLLDPQGEYFNSKVISRDDGTQRHQKGLDIVLGQESAVLILDDTEHAWMKHKNNLILMERYHFFASSCRQFGFNCKSLAETKSDENETDGALAKILEMLKEVHCTFFDKLQGDLVDRDVRQVLSSVRGKILSGCVIIFSRINHGALPTLKRIAEQMGATCLMELDPTVTHVVATDAGTEKSRWAVKEKKFLVHPRWIEAANYFWQKQPEENFVVKKTTNPL